A single Paratractidigestivibacter faecalis DNA region contains:
- the queA gene encoding tRNA preQ1(34) S-adenosylmethionine ribosyltransferase-isomerase QueA, whose amino-acid sequence MRTEDFDYPLPDELIAQAPAEPRDSCRLLVLNREDGSVEHRHFFDILDYLEPGDLLVANKTRVMPARLVGKKRGTGGVCETLLLKRREDVDALGRVWECLVNPGKRLRQPGTVIEYRAGGLHAPESAPVVLTGTIVDFVEGSKGGRLVRFEPQGNRPDGTPRTLDEAIHEAGHVPLPPYITQYEGDPEKYQTVYAMTEEHSAAAPTAGLHFTPELIQKIRDHGCGWATVELEVGIDTFRLVTEDDPTQHVMHTERYHVSQEVVDAVHATKAAGHRVIAVGTTSVRSLESAWDPQAPAASPACAARRFEDAPDSAAVCGRGDIVERRDAKTNLYLMPGSTFHVVDALITNFHVPRSTLMMLVSALATREQIMGAYKAAIDERYRFLSFGDAMLIR is encoded by the coding sequence ATGCGCACCGAAGACTTTGACTACCCGCTGCCCGACGAGCTCATTGCCCAGGCCCCGGCCGAGCCCCGCGACTCCTGCCGCCTGCTCGTTCTGAACCGCGAGGACGGCTCCGTCGAGCACCGCCACTTCTTCGACATCCTCGACTACCTCGAGCCCGGCGACCTGCTCGTTGCCAACAAGACCCGCGTCATGCCCGCGCGCCTGGTGGGTAAGAAGCGCGGCACCGGCGGCGTGTGCGAGACGCTCCTGCTCAAGCGCCGCGAGGACGTCGACGCCTTGGGCCGCGTCTGGGAGTGCCTCGTCAACCCCGGCAAGCGCCTGCGCCAGCCCGGCACGGTCATCGAGTACCGCGCCGGCGGTCTGCACGCCCCGGAGTCTGCCCCCGTCGTGCTGACGGGCACCATCGTGGACTTCGTGGAGGGCAGCAAGGGCGGCCGCCTCGTACGCTTCGAGCCGCAGGGCAACAGGCCCGACGGCACCCCGCGCACCCTCGACGAGGCCATCCACGAGGCCGGTCACGTCCCCCTGCCGCCCTACATCACCCAGTACGAGGGCGACCCCGAGAAGTACCAGACCGTCTACGCCATGACCGAGGAGCACTCCGCCGCGGCCCCCACGGCGGGCCTCCACTTCACGCCGGAGCTCATCCAGAAGATCCGCGACCACGGCTGCGGCTGGGCCACCGTGGAGCTCGAGGTGGGCATCGACACCTTCCGCCTGGTCACCGAGGACGACCCCACCCAGCACGTCATGCACACCGAGCGCTACCACGTCTCGCAGGAGGTCGTCGACGCCGTCCACGCCACCAAGGCGGCCGGCCACAGGGTCATCGCCGTGGGCACCACCTCCGTTCGCTCCCTCGAGAGCGCATGGGATCCGCAGGCCCCGGCGGCATCCCCCGCCTGCGCGGCGCGCCGCTTCGAGGACGCCCCAGACTCCGCGGCCGTCTGCGGCCGGGGCGACATCGTGGAGCGCCGCGACGCCAAGACCAACCTCTACCTCATGCCGGGCTCCACGTTCCACGTGGTGGACGCTCTCATCACCAACTTCCACGTGCCGCGCTCCACGCTCATGATGCTCGTCTCGGCGCTTGCCACGCGCGAGCAGATCATGGGCGCCTACAAGGCCGCCATTGACGAGAGGTACCGGTTCCTCTCCTTTGGCGATGCGATGCTGATCAGGTAG
- a CDS encoding coiled-coil domain-containing protein, with the protein MADERDAAEEPLDEGTEVEAAREEPQDPGEDEAAAQDSPSEGDTRPEGLERRAITAARGAASATATTLKGGLAAMRDVREASRQHAGAQKRVRSLTEALDEDRRTLAHRQDVEGRYEQIVSQQTEASRQASQDMADSQATVERLDGEQSALEDRLAKMRAAHEQELRPYRRVMETSRGRASDASQTVAEARRAVKGAEAQVKDATDARSQGIAQANRALDNSQERLRRVQDDLRRAQGDPNAKADAVAQLQRENVAELAHVEAARVEVANATRQTQEAVEKAQMHLWTQRQSLETAQADAEAAKRDYEGHKAEYDRRAAEAASQEKELADAIAERKAGIESAKAAHDEAADAYDEAQGLLSEAEAIHATPEETRRLAASIAEQQAALASAQSELDSLADSERTLRQHTRTQRYILTAVAILLVALIVLLAATVLGH; encoded by the coding sequence ATGGCCGACGAGAGGGACGCCGCGGAGGAGCCGCTCGACGAGGGCACCGAGGTCGAGGCCGCCCGCGAGGAGCCGCAGGACCCGGGCGAGGACGAGGCCGCGGCCCAGGACTCTCCCTCCGAGGGGGACACCCGCCCCGAGGGCCTCGAGCGCAGGGCGATAACCGCCGCTCGCGGCGCCGCGAGTGCCACGGCGACCACGCTCAAGGGCGGCCTTGCCGCCATGAGGGACGTGCGGGAGGCGTCGCGCCAGCACGCCGGCGCCCAGAAGAGGGTCCGCTCCCTCACCGAGGCCCTGGACGAGGACCGCCGCACGCTCGCGCACCGCCAGGACGTCGAGGGGCGCTACGAGCAGATCGTCTCCCAGCAGACGGAGGCCTCGCGCCAGGCGAGCCAGGACATGGCCGACTCGCAGGCCACCGTCGAGCGCCTCGACGGCGAGCAGTCAGCGCTCGAGGACCGCCTGGCCAAGATGAGGGCAGCCCACGAGCAGGAGCTGCGCCCCTACCGCCGCGTCATGGAGACCTCGCGCGGCAGGGCGTCTGACGCAAGCCAGACCGTCGCCGAGGCCAGGCGCGCCGTGAAGGGCGCCGAGGCCCAGGTCAAGGACGCCACCGACGCCCGCAGTCAGGGCATAGCCCAGGCCAACCGCGCGCTCGACAACTCGCAGGAGCGCCTGCGCCGCGTGCAGGACGACCTCAGGCGCGCGCAGGGAGACCCCAACGCCAAGGCCGACGCCGTAGCGCAGCTCCAGCGCGAGAACGTGGCCGAGCTGGCACACGTCGAGGCCGCCCGCGTCGAGGTTGCAAACGCCACCCGCCAGACGCAGGAGGCCGTGGAGAAGGCACAGATGCACCTGTGGACGCAGAGGCAGTCGCTTGAGACCGCCCAGGCGGACGCCGAGGCCGCAAAGCGCGACTACGAGGGGCACAAGGCCGAGTACGACCGCCGCGCCGCCGAGGCCGCCTCGCAGGAGAAGGAGCTCGCGGACGCCATAGCCGAGCGCAAGGCCGGCATCGAGTCCGCCAAGGCCGCCCACGACGAGGCCGCCGACGCCTACGACGAGGCCCAGGGGCTGCTGTCCGAGGCCGAGGCCATCCACGCCACGCCCGAGGAGACGCGCCGCCTGGCCGCCTCCATCGCCGAGCAGCAGGCCGCCCTCGCCTCCGCCCAGTCCGAGCTCGACAGCCTCGCCGACAGCGAGCGGACCCTCCGCCAGCACACCCGCACCCAGCGCTACATCCTCACGGCGGTCGCCATCCTCCTGGTGGCATTGATCGTCCTGCTAGCAGCAACCGTCCTGGGGCACTAA